In Candidatus Binatia bacterium, the genomic stretch GGCGCGCAAATAAGAAATGGAGCGGTATTCGGAAAAGATCGCTGCCTTCGTCCGTGCGCTGAAGCTCGAGCAGGTCCCCGCCGAAGTGGTCGACAAGGCGAAGCTCGTCTTTCTCGACGCTGTGGGAATCGCGCTCGCCTCCTCGACGATGGACTTTGGCGTCGCAGTGCTCGATACGGCCCGCGCCCTCGGCGGCAGCCGCGAGAGCCGGCTCATCGGAACGTCCGACAAAACCGCCGCGGCGAATGCGGTCATCGCCAACGGAACCTTGGCCCACGGTCTCGACTACGACGACACCTTAGAGGGAGCGATCGTCCACACGGGCTGCTGCGGTCCGATAACGGCGCTGGCCGTCGGCGAAGCGCTCGGCGCGAGTGGAAAGAACGTATTAGAAGCGGCGGTGGCGGGCATCGAGGTGATGTCGAAGATCGGCCTCGTCGCGCCGGGAAAGTTTCACGCGCGCGGATTTCACCCGACGGCGCTCTGCGCCACTTTCAGCGCGGCAACCGCCGCCGGAAAACTCTACGGCCTGGAAACGCCTCAATGGCTGGACGCGTTCGGCATCTGCGGCAGCCAGAGCTCCGGCATCATCGAATATCTCGCCGACGGCACGTGGACCAAGCGGCTTCATCCCGGTTGGTCGTCCCATGCGGGGATCGTCGCCGTCATGCTGGCCGAGCGCGGCTTTCGCGGCCCGGCGGCGGTGTTCGAAGGAACGCACGGTTTTTTTCAC encodes the following:
- a CDS encoding MmgE/PrpD family protein, coding for MERYSEKIAAFVRALKLEQVPAEVVDKAKLVFLDAVGIALASSTMDFGVAVLDTARALGGSRESRLIGTSDKTAAANAVIANGTLAHGLDYDDTLEGAIVHTGCCGPITALAVGEALGASGKNVLEAAVAGIEVMSKIGLVAPGKFHARGFHPTALCATFSAATAAGKLYGLETPQWLDAFGICGSQSSGIIEYLADGTWTKRLHPGWSSHAGIVAVMLAERGFRGPAAVFEGTHGFFHTFAGDQGVNLERLDELGKTWEIPKLAFKTYPCGSISHPYMDCALRLKQKYAIHPEKIAEVVCRTAEGPVHRLWEPLKEKQRPVSGYGAKFALPYSIA